A portion of the Amia ocellicauda isolate fAmiCal2 chromosome 22, fAmiCal2.hap1, whole genome shotgun sequence genome contains these proteins:
- the unc119a1 gene encoding protein unc-119 homolog A: MSYSCSSREPRVCSGKKDATGSGSQKPGPGGANPGSSGSGAVGVGNSGGGGSSSSSCGSQAHNSPHRNPAAMKVKKGCNSTDTGVPATTEEELLRKPSISPEDVLGLQKITENYLCGPDENVYSIDFTRFKIRDMETGTVLFEITKPPAAERRQGDKKDFDPNAGRFVRYQFTPAFLRLRQVGATVEFTVGDKPINNFRMIERHYFREQLLKSFDFEFGFCIPSSKNTCEHIYEFPPLSEDIMHEMILHPYETQSDSFYFVDNKLVMHNKADYSYSGGP, encoded by the exons ATGAGCTATTCCTGTAGCAGCAGAGAGCCGCGCGTCTGCAGTGGCAAGAAGGACGCGACCGGCAGCGGCTCGCAGAAACCCGGCCCCGGCGGCGCTAATCCCGGCAGTAGCGGCAGCGGCGCGGTCGGTGTCGGTAACAGCGGCGGCGGcggctccagctccagctcctgcGGCAGCCAGGCGCACAACAGCCCCCATCGCAACCCAGCGGCCATGAAGGTGAAGAAGGGCTGCAACTCCACCGACACGGGGGTCCCGGCCACCACGGAGGAGGAGCTGCTCAGGAAACCCTCCATCAGCCCCGAGGACGTGCTGGGGCTGCAGAAGATCACCGAAA ACTACTTATGTGGCCCAGATGAAAATGTTTACAGCATCGACTTCACGCGGTTCAAGATCCGGGACATGGAAACCGGGACTGTGCTGTTCGAAATCACCAAGCCTCCAGCTGCAG AACGAAGGCAGGGAGATAAGAAAGACTTTGACCCCAACGCCGGCCGCTTCGTCCGGTACCAGTTCACTCCCGCCTTCCTGCGACTGCGCCAGGTTGGAGCGAC GGTGGAGTTCACGGTTGGCGACAAGCCCATCAATAACTTCCGGATGATCGAGAGGCACTACTTCCGGGAGCAGCTTCTCAAGAGCTTCGACTTCGAGTTCGGGTTCTGCATCCCCAGCAGCAAGAACACCTGCGAGCACATCTACGAGTTCCCGCCGCTGTCGGAGGACATCA tGCACGAGATGATCCTCCACCCGTACGAGACGCAGTCCGACAGCTTCTACTTCGTGGACAACAAGCTGGTGATGCACAACAAGGCAGACTACTCCTACAGCGGGGGGCCCTAG